In one Parageobacillus genomosp. 1 genomic region, the following are encoded:
- a CDS encoding DUF485 domain-containing protein has protein sequence MALQERSLKERTSIDYTQIAQSSSFQQLMRAKKNFILPLTLFFLIFYFALPILTSYSKVLNSPAIGPISWGWLFAFAQFIMTWTLCALYSKRSAKFDEMVEQIKQEAKEGGSV, from the coding sequence ATGGCATTACAGGAACGTTCTCTCAAGGAACGCACATCGATCGATTATACGCAAATTGCGCAATCTTCCTCTTTTCAGCAACTGATGCGCGCAAAGAAAAATTTCATTTTGCCGTTAACACTATTCTTCCTCATTTTTTACTTTGCCCTCCCAATTTTGACTTCTTATTCTAAAGTGTTAAATTCGCCTGCGATCGGTCCGATCAGTTGGGGGTGGTTGTTTGCGTTTGCCCAGTTCATTATGACATGGACATTATGTGCGCTTTACTCTAAACGATCAGCCAAATTTGACGAAATGGTTGAGCAAATTAAACAAGAAGCGAAGGAAGGAGGAAGTGTATAA
- a CDS encoding amino acid permease produces MSLLRKKPIQMLLGGAGQKGASLKKELGAFDLTMLGIGAIIGTGIFVLTGVAAAEHAGPALVLSFILSGLACVFAALCYAEFASTVPVSGSAYTYSYATFGELIAWILGWDLILEYGVASSAVAVGWSGYFQGLLSGFGIELPKVLTNAYDPAKGTFIDLPAILIVLFITFLLNLGVKKSARFNAIIVVIKVAVVLLFLAVGVWYVKPENWSPFMPFGFSGVATGAATVFFAYIGFDAVSTAAEEVRNPQRNMPIGIIVSLLVCTLLYIAVSLVLTGIVPYEQLNVKNPVAFALNYIHQDWVAGFISLGAIAGITTVLLVMMYGQTRLFYAISRDGLLPKVFSKINPTRQVPFVNTWITGVVVAIFAGVIPLNKLAELTNIGTLFAFITVSIGVLVLRKTQPHLKRAFRVPLVPVIPLLAVAFCGYLVLQLPRMTWIGFASWLAIGLIIYFVYGRKHSTLNYEKETEEKVG; encoded by the coding sequence ATGAGTTTATTGAGGAAAAAGCCTATACAAATGCTTTTAGGTGGGGCTGGTCAAAAAGGCGCTTCCTTAAAAAAGGAATTGGGTGCATTTGATTTAACGATGCTCGGTATTGGTGCGATTATTGGTACGGGAATTTTTGTGTTGACTGGGGTTGCCGCGGCAGAACATGCCGGTCCGGCATTGGTTCTTTCCTTTATTCTTTCCGGTCTTGCTTGTGTGTTTGCGGCGCTTTGCTATGCGGAGTTTGCTTCAACGGTTCCGGTATCAGGAAGCGCTTACACATATAGCTATGCAACGTTTGGAGAATTAATCGCCTGGATTTTAGGATGGGATTTAATTTTAGAATATGGCGTAGCCTCCTCAGCCGTTGCGGTCGGCTGGTCCGGCTACTTCCAAGGTCTGCTTTCGGGATTTGGCATCGAACTTCCAAAGGTGTTGACGAACGCCTATGATCCGGCAAAGGGAACGTTTATTGATCTACCGGCAATTTTGATTGTCCTTTTTATTACCTTTTTGCTAAATCTTGGTGTAAAAAAATCAGCTCGTTTTAATGCCATTATTGTTGTGATTAAAGTGGCGGTTGTATTACTGTTTTTGGCTGTTGGGGTATGGTACGTGAAGCCGGAAAACTGGTCGCCATTTATGCCGTTTGGGTTTTCCGGAGTAGCAACCGGTGCGGCGACAGTCTTCTTTGCATACATCGGTTTTGACGCGGTTTCGACCGCGGCGGAAGAAGTGCGTAACCCGCAGCGGAATATGCCGATCGGAATCATTGTTTCGCTGCTTGTTTGCACGTTATTATATATCGCGGTCTCGTTAGTGCTGACTGGAATTGTTCCATATGAACAATTGAATGTGAAAAATCCGGTTGCGTTCGCGTTAAACTATATTCACCAAGATTGGGTTGCAGGTTTTATTTCGCTAGGAGCGATTGCTGGGATCACAACGGTATTGCTGGTGATGATGTATGGGCAAACTCGCCTGTTTTACGCAATCAGCCGTGACGGCTTGTTGCCAAAGGTGTTCTCGAAAATAAATCCGACCCGTCAAGTGCCGTTTGTCAATACTTGGATTACAGGAGTCGTTGTTGCGATATTTGCAGGAGTGATTCCTTTAAATAAACTGGCCGAACTTACCAATATCGGAACATTATTTGCTTTCATCACTGTTTCTATCGGTGTTCTTGTTTTACGAAAAACACAGCCGCATTTAAAACGTGCTTTCCGCGTACCGCTCGTTCCGGTTATTCCATTATTGGCTGTCGCCTTTTGTGGATATTTAGTTCTTCAGCTTCCGCGAATGACATGGATAGGTTTCGCATCATGGCTTGCAATCGGCCTTATCATTTACTTTGTATACGGCCGCAAGCACAGCACGCTCAACTATGAGAAAGAGACAGAAGAAAAAGTCGGATAA